Proteins from a single region of Selenomonadales bacterium:
- the pyrE gene encoding orotate phosphoribosyltransferase — protein MINQDQITALFKTTGTFMEGHFRLTSGLHSGLYVEKFRLLEHPKHTAVLCQEIARRFRDDGISLVVGPAIGGIIIAYEVARALGVRAIFLEREDGRLQLRRGFVIEPTDRVLVVEDIVTTGGSVKEVLTAVEGAGATIVGVGLLVDRSGGQVDLNYRTEALLTMKVTTYTPEECPLCAQGLPVVKPGSRKA, from the coding sequence ATGATTAACCAAGACCAGATCACCGCGTTGTTTAAGACTACCGGCACATTTATGGAGGGGCACTTTCGCCTGACCTCGGGCTTGCACAGTGGGCTGTATGTAGAGAAGTTTCGCCTCCTCGAACATCCCAAACACACGGCTGTGCTCTGCCAAGAAATTGCGCGGCGTTTTCGTGACGACGGCATCTCACTGGTGGTCGGCCCGGCTATCGGCGGCATCATTATTGCCTACGAGGTAGCGCGCGCGCTGGGAGTACGCGCGATTTTCCTAGAGCGCGAAGACGGGCGCTTACAGCTTAGGCGTGGGTTTGTGATTGAGCCGACAGATAGGGTACTGGTTGTAGAGGATATCGTGACCACAGGCGGTTCCGTCAAAGAAGTACTGACGGCAGTCGAAGGGGCGGGCGCTACAATCGTGGGTGTCGGCTTATTGGTTGACAGGAGCGGCGGGCAGGTTGACCTCAACTACCGCACCGAAGCTCTCCTAACGATGAAAGTCACGACGTATACGCCGGAAGAATGCCCACTTTGTGCGCAAGGCCTTCCCGTAGTTAAGCCGGGCAGCCGCAAAGCCTAA
- a CDS encoding copper amine oxidase N-terminal domain-containing protein encodes MIKRVAIVSTIALLLLSGLGGITLTAAQQPAIRVMFNGQYMNLDVPPVIQGGRTLVPFRAIFEALGATVSWNDATRTATGPRGTTT; translated from the coding sequence TTGATCAAGAGAGTTGCCATCGTCTCTACCATCGCCTTGCTGCTCTTGAGCGGCCTAGGCGGCATCACGCTGACCGCCGCGCAGCAACCGGCCATCCGCGTCATGTTCAACGGCCAGTACATGAACCTCGATGTGCCGCCTGTTATCCAGGGCGGCCGCACACTAGTGCCCTTCCGCGCCATCTTTGAGGCACTAGGGGCGACCGTGTCGTGGAACGACGCCACGCGGACCGCTACCGGCCCACGCGGCACCACAAC